The proteins below come from a single Sander vitreus isolate 19-12246 chromosome 15, sanVit1, whole genome shotgun sequence genomic window:
- the LOC144530398 gene encoding GTPase IMAP family member 7-like produces MSYSSKKEGDSLQPAGEKPELRIVLLGKVRVGKSFSGNIILGDDLFHSKPGLSPVTEKCQKEKKKINNQNVVVVDTPGLLSTDQTEEEIVRKIKKSIKLAKPGPHVFLIVLSVRDKYTKKVEDMVKTICDTFGKNTMDYTMVLFTRGVELKGTIEDFIHCNENLHELIKKCDYGYHLLDNRPEKVSELLKKINDKVQAEEASFYTAEMLQEAETALQQTVH; encoded by the coding sequence CAGGTGAAAAGCCAGAGCTGAGGATCGTCCTGCTTGGAAAGGTCAGAGTTGGGAAGAGTTTTTCAGGAAACATCATCCTGGGCGATGACCTATTCCACTCAAAGCCCGGTCTATCTCCTGTCACAGAGAAGTGccagaaggaaaagaaaaaaattaacaacCAAAATGTGGTCGTTGTTGATACTCCTGGTCTGTTAAGCACTGACCAAACAGAAGAGGAGATTGTGAGAAAGATCAAGAAATCCATCAAACTTGCCAAACCTGGTCCTCATGTGTTCCTGATTGTGCTGAGTGTGAGAGATAAATACACAAAGAAAGTAGAAGACATGGTAAAAACCATTTGCGATACTTTTGGCAAAAACACAATGGATTACACTATGGTGTTGTTCACCCGTGGAGTAGAGCTGAAAGGTACCATAGAGGACTTTATTCATTGCAATGAAAATCTCCACGAGCTAATCAAAAAGTGCGATTATGGATACCATCTTCTTGACAATCGTCCCGAAAAGGTCTCTGAGCTACTGAAGAAGATCAACGATAAGGTTCAGGCAGAAGAAGCAAGCTTCTACACCGCTGAGATGCTCCAAGAGGCTGAAACTGCCTTACAACAG